In one Micromonospora polyrhachis genomic region, the following are encoded:
- the hemQ gene encoding hydrogen peroxide-dependent heme synthase, translating into MSAEQTNAARLRELNDSIRYTMWSVFRASQPLPALRDGVASEVESLFEQLASKDVVVRGTYDVSGLRADADLMIWWHSPSSDALQEAYGLLRRTALGRALTPVWSQMALHRPAEFNKSHIPAFLAGEPSRDYVCVYPFVRSYEWYLLPDEERRELLAEHGRQARGYPDVRANTVASFALGDYEWMLAFEADELHRIVDLMRDLRASRARRHVREETPFFTGRRRSVADLVATLP; encoded by the coding sequence ATGAGTGCGGAACAGACCAACGCGGCCCGGCTGCGTGAGTTGAACGACAGCATCCGCTACACGATGTGGTCGGTGTTCCGGGCCAGCCAGCCGCTGCCCGCGCTGCGTGACGGCGTCGCCTCCGAGGTCGAGTCGCTCTTCGAGCAGTTGGCCAGCAAGGACGTGGTGGTGCGCGGCACCTACGACGTGTCCGGGCTGCGGGCCGACGCGGATCTGATGATCTGGTGGCACTCGCCTTCCAGCGACGCCCTCCAGGAGGCGTACGGGCTGCTGCGGCGGACCGCCCTGGGCCGCGCCCTGACCCCGGTCTGGTCGCAGATGGCGCTGCACCGACCGGCGGAGTTCAACAAGAGCCACATTCCGGCGTTCCTGGCCGGTGAGCCGTCCCGCGACTACGTCTGCGTCTACCCGTTCGTCCGCTCCTACGAGTGGTATCTGCTGCCGGACGAGGAGCGCCGGGAGTTGCTGGCCGAGCACGGCCGGCAGGCTCGGGGCTACCCGGACGTACGAGCCAACACGGTCGCCTCATTCGCACTCGGCGACTACGAGTGGATGCTCGCCTTCGAGGCGGACGAACTGCACCGGATCGTGGACCTGATGCGCGACCTGCGGGCTTCTCGGGCACGCCGGCACGTCCGCGAGGAGACGCCGTTCTTCACCGGCCGTCGCCGCTCCGTCGCCGACCTGGTCGCCACGCTGCCGTAG
- a CDS encoding TrmH family RNA methyltransferase, translating into MTEPTHPRRPPTRQHATPSGAGSESSVIDGMVVDEARHPVARRIADVLRASGGNQRIFLVDDQENIEQAIRCGVRLDSVYRTMGQAAMDDSLCAAIPAGIPCHVLADDVARVLFGADRRSRVFALAHRPPRPELSDLTDRPGDIVVLDGVRLPGNIGAVTRTACAFDAAGVVLVDSGLTSTVDRRLVRASRGMVFAVPVVLATGQQLRSYLHRHDIPLVSLSPRASAPLSAAGRIGRRLALLLGSEKRGASASLENSASRRYHVPTSPDVESLNVSVAAAIALYERRNRTSHDRPNARR; encoded by the coding sequence ATGACCGAGCCGACACATCCCCGGCGACCGCCGACGAGGCAGCACGCGACTCCCTCCGGCGCGGGCAGCGAAAGCTCAGTAATCGACGGCATGGTCGTCGACGAAGCACGCCACCCCGTGGCACGCAGGATCGCCGACGTCCTCCGGGCCTCCGGGGGAAACCAGCGGATCTTCCTGGTCGACGACCAGGAGAACATCGAACAGGCCATCCGATGCGGGGTACGCCTCGACAGTGTCTACCGCACGATGGGTCAGGCAGCCATGGACGACTCACTGTGCGCGGCGATCCCCGCCGGAATCCCGTGCCACGTGCTCGCCGACGACGTGGCACGGGTGCTCTTCGGGGCCGACCGGCGGTCACGTGTCTTCGCCCTCGCCCACCGGCCGCCCCGGCCGGAACTGTCCGACCTGACGGATCGGCCCGGCGACATCGTGGTGCTCGACGGGGTACGACTGCCGGGCAACATCGGCGCGGTGACCCGTACCGCGTGCGCGTTCGACGCGGCTGGGGTCGTACTCGTCGACAGCGGTCTCACCTCGACCGTGGACCGCAGACTGGTCCGGGCCAGCCGGGGCATGGTCTTCGCGGTGCCCGTCGTCCTTGCCACGGGCCAACAGTTACGCAGCTACCTGCACCGACACGACATCCCGCTGGTGAGCCTCAGCCCTCGCGCATCCGCGCCGCTGAGCGCGGCGGGTCGCATCGGCCGACGCCTCGCCCTGCTGCTGGGCAGCGAGAAGCGCGGTGCCTCGGCGAGCCTGGAGAACAGTGCGAGCCGCCGGTACCACGTGCCGACGAGCCCCGACGTCGAATCGCTCAACGTCTCCGTCGCCGCCGCGATCGCGCTCTACGAACGCCGGAACCGGACGTCGCACGACCGGCCGAATGCCAGGCGTTAG
- a CDS encoding IS30 family transposase: MFEIRKDRAPQGRKKLHAERQAYLDLVAQGVGTAQACRIVGVNRRTGHRWRHGRKSRAGQEAQPPARPGTSSGRFLSVDDRILIADLRREGRSLRSIAAEVGRDPSTISRELRRNAHPGTGDYRPHAAQARAEQRRPRPKTGKLAANPRLRQAVQDGLDRKWSPEQIVQRLRRDFPDQPGMHVTHETIYQALYVQGRGELRRELTRALRTGRAVRRPRRQPGQRQPRFTAPMVMISDRPAEADDRAVPGHWEGDLIIGKDSASAIGTLVERATRYVLLVHLGRGRTAERVRDALQATVATLPAHLKRSLTWDQGAEMALHHQFSTAADIPVYFCDPHSPWQRGSNENTNGLLRQYFPKGTDLAVHAPEHLAAVAAELNGRPRKTLGWDTPAERIAKLLTEAS, from the coding sequence GTGTTCGAGATCCGTAAGGACCGGGCGCCTCAGGGCCGGAAGAAGTTGCATGCTGAGCGTCAGGCTTATCTTGATCTTGTGGCGCAGGGTGTAGGTACCGCACAGGCGTGTCGGATCGTCGGGGTCAACCGGCGTACTGGCCATCGTTGGCGGCACGGGCGGAAGTCCCGGGCCGGGCAGGAGGCGCAACCTCCTGCCCGGCCCGGGACTTCCTCCGGTCGGTTTCTGTCCGTGGACGACCGGATCCTGATCGCTGACCTGCGGCGCGAAGGCAGGTCGCTTCGGTCGATCGCAGCCGAGGTGGGGCGGGATCCGTCCACGATCAGCCGTGAACTGCGCCGTAATGCCCATCCCGGGACAGGGGACTACCGCCCTCACGCGGCTCAGGCACGGGCCGAACAGCGGCGCCCACGGCCGAAGACGGGCAAGCTCGCCGCGAACCCGCGGCTACGCCAGGCAGTGCAGGACGGCTTGGACCGTAAGTGGAGCCCGGAACAGATCGTGCAACGGTTGCGGCGAGACTTCCCCGACCAGCCAGGGATGCACGTGACCCACGAAACGATCTACCAGGCGCTCTACGTGCAGGGACGCGGTGAGCTACGCCGCGAGCTGACTCGGGCGCTGCGTACCGGCCGCGCGGTCCGCCGCCCGCGCCGCCAACCCGGACAACGTCAGCCTCGCTTCACCGCGCCCATGGTGATGATCAGCGACCGGCCCGCCGAAGCCGACGACCGGGCCGTGCCCGGCCACTGGGAAGGCGACCTCATCATCGGTAAGGACAGCGCCTCGGCCATCGGCACCCTGGTGGAACGCGCTACCCGCTACGTCCTGTTGGTGCACCTGGGTCGCGGTCGTACCGCTGAGCGTGTCCGTGACGCGCTGCAGGCCACCGTCGCCACCCTGCCGGCCCACCTCAAACGATCCCTGACCTGGGACCAAGGCGCCGAAATGGCCCTGCACCACCAGTTCAGCACCGCTGCGGACATTCCCGTCTACTTCTGTGATCCACACTCGCCCTGGCAACGCGGCTCCAACGAGAACACCAACGGTCTGCTTCGCCAGTACTTCCCCAAAGGCACCGACCTCGCCGTCCACGCCCCGGAGCACCTCGCCGCCGTCGCCGCCGAACTCAACGGCCGACCACGCAAAACACTCGGCTGGGACACCCCAGCCGAGCGCATCGCTAAGCTTCTGACCGAAGCCAGTTGA
- the hemG gene encoding protoporphyrinogen oxidase, translating into MRTPSRIAVVGGGITGLAAALRLRDHAPTGTRITIYEQSGALGGKLRTGSLAGSPVETGAEAFLMRDPTGADSAVVTLARRLGLADALVHPTTGQAGLLIDGELKPVPGGTLVGVPGDLAKVATVARPAADRDLDEGRPLLGPDEDLSVGELVRQRLGDEVVDRLVDPMLGGVYAGRADSLSLAATMPALARAARTEHTLTGAVRAAQAAAPRPTGAPVFATVAGGLSRLVAAAVDAFEAQDTGDGVDTQIRLDAAVRELAPTPEGGWRLVVGPTRDPELVEVDAVVLALPARPAGRLLAGVDVRVAALVGGLDYASVGLVAMALPATPLPGLSGFLVPATEGTLIKAATFFTTKWAHLSRPDGMILVRASIGRYGEEHLLQRADDELVAEVHAELSTIVARALGSAGSPAAGAGLPAPVAAHVQRWGGALPQYPPGHPDRVAAARATLRTDHPTLTLAGAGYDGVGIPICVRSGETAADEIIKALEG; encoded by the coding sequence ATGCGGACACCGTCCAGGATCGCAGTGGTGGGTGGCGGTATCACCGGGTTGGCCGCCGCGCTTCGGCTGCGCGACCACGCGCCCACCGGAACCCGGATCACCATCTACGAGCAGTCCGGTGCGCTCGGCGGCAAGCTGCGCACCGGTTCGTTGGCCGGGTCACCGGTCGAGACCGGCGCAGAGGCGTTCCTGATGCGGGACCCGACCGGCGCGGACTCGGCGGTGGTCACCCTGGCCCGTCGACTCGGGCTGGCGGACGCGCTGGTGCACCCGACGACCGGACAGGCCGGACTGCTGATCGACGGGGAGCTCAAGCCCGTACCCGGGGGCACCCTGGTCGGCGTACCCGGGGATCTGGCGAAGGTGGCCACGGTCGCCCGGCCGGCGGCGGACCGGGACCTCGACGAGGGTCGGCCGTTGCTCGGCCCGGACGAGGACCTGTCCGTCGGTGAGCTGGTCCGGCAGCGGTTGGGCGACGAGGTGGTCGACCGGCTGGTCGACCCGATGCTGGGCGGGGTGTACGCCGGGCGGGCCGACAGCCTGTCGCTGGCCGCGACCATGCCCGCCCTGGCCCGCGCCGCGCGCACCGAGCACACCCTGACCGGGGCGGTACGGGCGGCGCAGGCCGCTGCCCCCCGCCCCACCGGCGCTCCGGTCTTCGCCACCGTGGCCGGCGGCCTGAGCCGACTGGTCGCCGCTGCCGTCGACGCGTTCGAGGCACAGGACACCGGCGACGGGGTCGACACGCAGATCCGGCTGGACGCGGCGGTACGTGAACTCGCCCCCACCCCGGAGGGCGGCTGGCGGCTGGTGGTCGGCCCGACCCGCGACCCGGAGTTGGTCGAGGTCGACGCGGTGGTGCTCGCCCTGCCGGCCCGCCCGGCCGGTCGCCTGCTCGCCGGGGTCGACGTTCGGGTGGCGGCCCTGGTCGGCGGGCTCGACTACGCCAGCGTCGGGCTGGTAGCCATGGCCCTGCCGGCGACGCCGCTGCCGGGGCTCTCCGGCTTCCTGGTGCCGGCCACCGAAGGCACCCTGATCAAGGCAGCCACCTTCTTCACCACCAAGTGGGCGCACCTGAGCCGGCCGGACGGCATGATCCTGGTCCGTGCCTCGATCGGCCGCTACGGCGAGGAGCACCTGCTCCAACGCGCCGACGACGAGCTGGTCGCCGAGGTGCACGCGGAACTGTCGACGATCGTGGCCCGGGCGCTCGGTTCCGCCGGTTCGCCGGCCGCCGGGGCCGGACTGCCCGCGCCGGTCGCCGCCCATGTGCAACGGTGGGGCGGCGCGTTGCCGCAGTACCCGCCGGGACACCCGGACCGGGTGGCCGCCGCGCGGGCCACCCTGCGGACGGACCACCCCACGCTCACCCTGGCCGGTGCCGGCTACGACGGCGTGGGCATCCCGATCTGCGTGCGCTCCGGCGAGACAGCGGCCGACGAGATCATCAAAGCCTTGGAAGGATGA